A window of the Vigna angularis cultivar LongXiaoDou No.4 chromosome 3, ASM1680809v1, whole genome shotgun sequence genome harbors these coding sequences:
- the LOC108324334 gene encoding uncharacterized protein LOC108324334 isoform X3 gives MGLEEKVAKTCNTKDNASQTWTLCTHAFYDLTHVSPVVFMVLLKEYYYYGTCKATAKFRALQNQIHLVLHNDPKPGPATFIVHCMYVSPLFEDHSQGFTHMIVSALRRFLKRTTTIENSLEVKDLVAHLLVDVMRGQIYHDEKIVMKLVEIFDVKLTNIEKAMCQVKEKHDLSCGLAKELVEEYIVTLVKSQLYMTAVTLMEQFSIYHYGQSFLLDMIQSNQFKAAEKWATFMGKPMLSILVNEFNERNMLKNASEIIKKNNLKQEFPDVYKRSKESSLKNLAEKGCWDVAEAKINNDMHLMEYLVYLAMEAGYTEKVDELCHRYSLERFLDTRGYNFQCDVRQLSHAYGELRCFKNYEMLLDIQNIFKELRGGLAGLTEKILGASLNKTRRNSNWEQRPLTPNQLEYAALDAVVLVHIFRHLPGHGHDKPEWKSFIVSRNENGKKSKKHTPKVVDTEIDTSKPSF, from the exons ATGGGTTTGGAGGAGAAAGTAGCAAAGACATGCAACACCAAGGACAATGCTAGCCAAACTTGGACCTTGTGTACACATGCTTTTTATGATTTAACGCATGTCTCTCCCGTGGTATTTATGGTTTTGCTgaaagaatattattattacg GTACATGTAAGGCAACTGCAAAATTCAGAGCCCTCCAAAATCAAATACATCTTGTTCTCCATAATGATCCAAAACCTGGACCAGCAACTTTTATTGTTCATTGCATGTATGTGTCTCCATTATTTGAAGATCATAGTCAAGGATTTACTCATATGATAGTATCTGCTCTTCGCCGATTCCTAAAAAGAACAACCACAATAGAAAACTCATTGGAGGTGAAAGACTTGGTAGCACATCTACTTGTAGATGTTATGAGGGGCCAGATCTATCATGATGAAAAGATAGTCATGAAGCTAGTCGAGATTTTTGATGTAAAACTAACTAATATTGAGAAAGCAATGTGCCAAGTTAAGGAAAAACATGATTTAAGTTGTGGCTTAGCAAAAGAATTGGTTGAAGAGTATATTGTTACTTTGGTAAAATCCCAGTTGTACATGACAGCTGTAACTTTAATGGAGCAATTCTCTATCTACCATTATGGCCAGTCTTTTCTCCTTGATATGATACAGAGTAATCAATTCAAAGCGGCAGAGAAGTGGGCAACATTTATGGGGAAACCAATGTTATCCATACTTGTAAATGAGTTCAATGAGAGGAACATGCTAAAGAATGCATCTGagattataaagaaaaataatctaAAGCAGGAATTTCCAGACGTATACAAAAGGTCTAAGGAAAG CTCACTAAAAAACTTAGCAGAAAAAGGATGTTGGGATGTTGCCGAGGCAAAAATAAACAATGATATGCACCTTATGGAATATTTG GTTTATTTGGCAATGGAAGCTGGTTACACAGAGAAAGTTGATGAACTATGTCATCGGTACTCCCTGGAGAGGTTTTTGGACACCAGAG GCTATAATTTCCAATGCGATGTAAGGCAACTTTCTCACGCGTATGGAGAATTGAGGTGTTTCAAGAACTATGAAATGTTACTGGATATccagaatatttttaaagaacTCCGGGGTGGTTTGGCTGGGCTTACGGAG AAAATATTGGGAGCTAGTTTAAACAAGACAAGACGAAACAGCAATTGGGAGCAACGACCATTAACTCCAAATCAA TTGGAATATGCTGCTCTGGATGCTGTTGTTCTTGTTCACATATTCCGTCATCTTCCTGGTCATGGACATGATAAACCTGAGTGGAAGTCTTTCATC GTATCCCGCAATGAAAACGGCAAGAAATCCAAGAAACATACACCGAAAGTTGTAGACACTGAAATCGATACCAGCAAGCCTTCGTTCTGA
- the LOC108324334 gene encoding uncharacterized protein LOC108324334 isoform X2, which produces MGLEEKVAKTCNTKDNASQTWTLCTHAFYDLTHVSPVVFMVLLKEYYYYGTCKATAKFRALQNQIHLVLHNDPKPGPATFIVHCMYVSPLFEDHSQGFTHMIVSALRRFLKRTTTIENSLEVKDLVAHLLVDVMRGQIYHDEKIVMKLVEIFDVKLTNIEKAMCQVKEKHDLSCGLAKELVEEYIVTLVKSQLYMTAVTLMEQFSIYHYGQSFLLDMIQSNQFKAAEKWATFMGKPMLSILVNEFNERNMLKNASEIIKKNNLKQEFPDVYKRSKESSLKNLAEKGCWDVAEAKINNDMHLMEYLVYLAMEAGYTEKVDELCHRYSLERFLDTRVPETSNLQGRYLCLDELLVENIIWVDEAEILFDATRHIEGFNVVGLDCEWKPNYVKGSKPNKVSILQIASEKMVFIFDLIKLHKEIPDILDDCLSRILLSPRILKLGYNFQCDVRQLSHAYGELRCFKNYEMLLDIQNIFKELRGGLAGLTELEYAALDAVVLVHIFRHLPGHGHDKPEWKSFIVSRNENGKKSKKHTPKVVDTEIDTSKPSF; this is translated from the exons ATGGGTTTGGAGGAGAAAGTAGCAAAGACATGCAACACCAAGGACAATGCTAGCCAAACTTGGACCTTGTGTACACATGCTTTTTATGATTTAACGCATGTCTCTCCCGTGGTATTTATGGTTTTGCTgaaagaatattattattacg GTACATGTAAGGCAACTGCAAAATTCAGAGCCCTCCAAAATCAAATACATCTTGTTCTCCATAATGATCCAAAACCTGGACCAGCAACTTTTATTGTTCATTGCATGTATGTGTCTCCATTATTTGAAGATCATAGTCAAGGATTTACTCATATGATAGTATCTGCTCTTCGCCGATTCCTAAAAAGAACAACCACAATAGAAAACTCATTGGAGGTGAAAGACTTGGTAGCACATCTACTTGTAGATGTTATGAGGGGCCAGATCTATCATGATGAAAAGATAGTCATGAAGCTAGTCGAGATTTTTGATGTAAAACTAACTAATATTGAGAAAGCAATGTGCCAAGTTAAGGAAAAACATGATTTAAGTTGTGGCTTAGCAAAAGAATTGGTTGAAGAGTATATTGTTACTTTGGTAAAATCCCAGTTGTACATGACAGCTGTAACTTTAATGGAGCAATTCTCTATCTACCATTATGGCCAGTCTTTTCTCCTTGATATGATACAGAGTAATCAATTCAAAGCGGCAGAGAAGTGGGCAACATTTATGGGGAAACCAATGTTATCCATACTTGTAAATGAGTTCAATGAGAGGAACATGCTAAAGAATGCATCTGagattataaagaaaaataatctaAAGCAGGAATTTCCAGACGTATACAAAAGGTCTAAGGAAAG CTCACTAAAAAACTTAGCAGAAAAAGGATGTTGGGATGTTGCCGAGGCAAAAATAAACAATGATATGCACCTTATGGAATATTTG GTTTATTTGGCAATGGAAGCTGGTTACACAGAGAAAGTTGATGAACTATGTCATCGGTACTCCCTGGAGAGGTTTTTGGACACCAGAG TACCAGAAACAAGTAACCTGCAAGGGCGATATTTATGTCTTGACGAGTTATTGGTTGAAAACATCATTTGGGTTGATGAAGCGGAAATTTTGTTTGATGCAACAAGGCATATTGAGGGGTTTAACGTTGTAGGTCTTGATTGTGAATGGAAACCCAATTATGTAAAAGGTAGCAAACCAAACAAG GTTTCTATCTTGCAAATTGCTTCTGAAAAGATGGTTTTTATCTTTGATCTGATAAAGTTACACAAAGAAATACCTGACATTTTAGATGATTGCCTATCTCGCATTTTGCTGTCACCTAGAATTCTAAAACTTG GCTATAATTTCCAATGCGATGTAAGGCAACTTTCTCACGCGTATGGAGAATTGAGGTGTTTCAAGAACTATGAAATGTTACTGGATATccagaatatttttaaagaacTCCGGGGTGGTTTGGCTGGGCTTACGGAG TTGGAATATGCTGCTCTGGATGCTGTTGTTCTTGTTCACATATTCCGTCATCTTCCTGGTCATGGACATGATAAACCTGAGTGGAAGTCTTTCATC GTATCCCGCAATGAAAACGGCAAGAAATCCAAGAAACATACACCGAAAGTTGTAGACACTGAAATCGATACCAGCAAGCCTTCGTTCTGA
- the LOC108325503 gene encoding calmodulin-binding protein 60 B translates to MVSNNKQTFEGNESGERRVNRIPIMQSRQKHNDPKQAPLRNLRTGVWPNDYELYFERFFRKVVREEVERRIQDYLPARAWFDQIGGDTSRASPFELRFTNKLPDIIFTHSNVISEDKTPIQIALFDVRDQSVVNVGPLSSAKVEICALNGEFGFNGSEDWTEGEFNGNILRERDGRRPLLNGDRLITLKNGVGCIDKVMFTDNSRWIRSRKFRLGAKVIQTTSNEANIKEGRSEPFVVKDYRGESYKKHYPPSLNDDVWRLKQIAKDGKFHKRLSLQGIHTVKDLLRLYTTNPSSLLEKVGNIPKRSWMSIIEHVKTCVIDDDETFVYNTAEQSTSLIFNSIYVLVGVSFDGQNYVSPDTLSSDEKGVVEIMKQHAYQNMDNLISVHKTSLSCSTPLACVGVRQFDATEQGLQQLDISTEQEGYGHPYASTSYGDEGLPNHNIYSDPNSVPDITDRMCLLEYVGFGWFP, encoded by the exons ATGGTCTCAAATAATAAGCAAACTTTCGAGGGGAATGAAAGTGGTGAGCGCAGAGTTAATAGAATTCCAATTATGCAATCTAGACAGAAACATAATGATCCAAAACAAGCACCTCTTAG AAATTTGAGAACAGGGGTGTGGCCCAACGACTACGAGTTGTACTTTGAACGTTTCTTTCGAAAAGTG GTACGCGAGGAGGTGGAACGTAGAATCCAAGATTACTTACCTGCAAG GGCATGGTTTGATCAGATTGGCGGTGATACGTCCAGAGCATCGCCCTTTGAGTTGCGTTTCACTAATAAATTGCCTGATATAATTTTTACCCACTCTAACGTGATATCAGAGGATAAAACACCCATTCAAATTGCTCTCTTTGATGTCAGAGACCAGTCAGTGGTTAATGTTGGTCCCCTCTCCTCTGCAAAGGTAGAAATCTGTGCCCTCAATGGCGAGTTCGGTTTCAATGGAAGTGAGGATTGGACCGAAGGTGAATTCAATGGGAATATCTTGCGTGAGAGAGATGGCCGAAGACCATTGTTGAATGGAGATAGACTTATAACATTGAAAAACGGAGTAGGTTGTATCGATAAAGTTATGTTCACGGATAATTCAAGGTGGATTCGAAGCAGAAAGTTTAGGTTGGGAGCCAAAGTTATCCAAACAACTTCTAATGAAGCTAACATTAAGGAAGGTAGAAGCGAACCTTTTGTGGTCAAAGATTACAGAGGAGAAT CGTACAAGAAACACTACCCTCCTTCCCTGAACGATGACGTCTGGCGATTAAAGCAAATTGCAAAAGATGGAAAATTTCACAAGAGGCTGTCCCTCCAGGGAATTCACACCGTGAAGGACCTTTTGCGGTTATACACAACAAATCCATCTTCATTACTTGAG AAGGTTGGCAACATTCCAAAGAGATCATGGATGTCAATTATTGAACATGTCAAGACTTGTGTGATAGATGACGACGAGACTTTTGTATACAACACAGCGGAGCAATCGACGAGTTTGATTTTCAATTCCATCTATGTCCTTGTGGGTGTGAGTTTTGATGGGCAAAATTATGTATCCCCTGATACTCTTAGCTCCGATGAAAAG GGTGTGGTGGAAATAATGAAACAGCATGCTTACCAAAATATGGATAATCTTATATCAGTTCACAAGACATCACTGAGCTGCTCAACACCATTGGCATGTGTAGGAGTGAGACAGTTTGATGCTACAGAGCAAGGTCTTCAACAGTTAGATATCTCTACTGAACAAGAAG GTTATGGTCACCCGTATGCCTCAACTTCATATGGGGATGAAGGCCTTCCTAATCACAATATCTACTCTGATCCGAATTCAGTGCCAGACATAACAGACAGAATGTGTCTATTAGAGTATGTAGGCTTTGGTTGGTTTCCATAG
- the LOC108324334 gene encoding uncharacterized protein LOC108324334 isoform X1 has product MGLEEKVAKTCNTKDNASQTWTLCTHAFYDLTHVSPVVFMVLLKEYYYYGTCKATAKFRALQNQIHLVLHNDPKPGPATFIVHCMYVSPLFEDHSQGFTHMIVSALRRFLKRTTTIENSLEVKDLVAHLLVDVMRGQIYHDEKIVMKLVEIFDVKLTNIEKAMCQVKEKHDLSCGLAKELVEEYIVTLVKSQLYMTAVTLMEQFSIYHYGQSFLLDMIQSNQFKAAEKWATFMGKPMLSILVNEFNERNMLKNASEIIKKNNLKQEFPDVYKRSKESSLKNLAEKGCWDVAEAKINNDMHLMEYLVYLAMEAGYTEKVDELCHRYSLERFLDTRVPETSNLQGRYLCLDELLVENIIWVDEAEILFDATRHIEGFNVVGLDCEWKPNYVKGSKPNKVSILQIASEKMVFIFDLIKLHKEIPDILDDCLSRILLSPRILKLGYNFQCDVRQLSHAYGELRCFKNYEMLLDIQNIFKELRGGLAGLTEKILGASLNKTRRNSNWEQRPLTPNQLEYAALDAVVLVHIFRHLPGHGHDKPEWKSFIVSRNENGKKSKKHTPKVVDTEIDTSKPSF; this is encoded by the exons ATGGGTTTGGAGGAGAAAGTAGCAAAGACATGCAACACCAAGGACAATGCTAGCCAAACTTGGACCTTGTGTACACATGCTTTTTATGATTTAACGCATGTCTCTCCCGTGGTATTTATGGTTTTGCTgaaagaatattattattacg GTACATGTAAGGCAACTGCAAAATTCAGAGCCCTCCAAAATCAAATACATCTTGTTCTCCATAATGATCCAAAACCTGGACCAGCAACTTTTATTGTTCATTGCATGTATGTGTCTCCATTATTTGAAGATCATAGTCAAGGATTTACTCATATGATAGTATCTGCTCTTCGCCGATTCCTAAAAAGAACAACCACAATAGAAAACTCATTGGAGGTGAAAGACTTGGTAGCACATCTACTTGTAGATGTTATGAGGGGCCAGATCTATCATGATGAAAAGATAGTCATGAAGCTAGTCGAGATTTTTGATGTAAAACTAACTAATATTGAGAAAGCAATGTGCCAAGTTAAGGAAAAACATGATTTAAGTTGTGGCTTAGCAAAAGAATTGGTTGAAGAGTATATTGTTACTTTGGTAAAATCCCAGTTGTACATGACAGCTGTAACTTTAATGGAGCAATTCTCTATCTACCATTATGGCCAGTCTTTTCTCCTTGATATGATACAGAGTAATCAATTCAAAGCGGCAGAGAAGTGGGCAACATTTATGGGGAAACCAATGTTATCCATACTTGTAAATGAGTTCAATGAGAGGAACATGCTAAAGAATGCATCTGagattataaagaaaaataatctaAAGCAGGAATTTCCAGACGTATACAAAAGGTCTAAGGAAAG CTCACTAAAAAACTTAGCAGAAAAAGGATGTTGGGATGTTGCCGAGGCAAAAATAAACAATGATATGCACCTTATGGAATATTTG GTTTATTTGGCAATGGAAGCTGGTTACACAGAGAAAGTTGATGAACTATGTCATCGGTACTCCCTGGAGAGGTTTTTGGACACCAGAG TACCAGAAACAAGTAACCTGCAAGGGCGATATTTATGTCTTGACGAGTTATTGGTTGAAAACATCATTTGGGTTGATGAAGCGGAAATTTTGTTTGATGCAACAAGGCATATTGAGGGGTTTAACGTTGTAGGTCTTGATTGTGAATGGAAACCCAATTATGTAAAAGGTAGCAAACCAAACAAG GTTTCTATCTTGCAAATTGCTTCTGAAAAGATGGTTTTTATCTTTGATCTGATAAAGTTACACAAAGAAATACCTGACATTTTAGATGATTGCCTATCTCGCATTTTGCTGTCACCTAGAATTCTAAAACTTG GCTATAATTTCCAATGCGATGTAAGGCAACTTTCTCACGCGTATGGAGAATTGAGGTGTTTCAAGAACTATGAAATGTTACTGGATATccagaatatttttaaagaacTCCGGGGTGGTTTGGCTGGGCTTACGGAG AAAATATTGGGAGCTAGTTTAAACAAGACAAGACGAAACAGCAATTGGGAGCAACGACCATTAACTCCAAATCAA TTGGAATATGCTGCTCTGGATGCTGTTGTTCTTGTTCACATATTCCGTCATCTTCCTGGTCATGGACATGATAAACCTGAGTGGAAGTCTTTCATC GTATCCCGCAATGAAAACGGCAAGAAATCCAAGAAACATACACCGAAAGTTGTAGACACTGAAATCGATACCAGCAAGCCTTCGTTCTGA